CGCCTCGACGCGACACAACTCGATCGATACTCGCGACACGTGATCATGGACGAGATCGGTCCCGAGGGCCAACAGCGACTGCTCGAGGGGAGCGTCCTCGTCGTCGGCGCGGGCGGTCTGGGATCGCCGGCGATCCAGTACCTCGCAGCGGCCGGAATCGGCCGGCTGGGCATCGTCGACGACGACGTCGTCGAACGGTCGAACCTGCAGCGCCAGATCGTCCACGGCGACGGCGACGTCGGCCGCCCGAAAGTCGAGAGCGCAGCCGACTACGTGGCGGCGTTGAACCCGGATATCGACGTCGAAACGTACGAGACGCGTCTCACCGCGGCCAACGTCGGCGACCTCGTTGCCGGGTACGACGTCGTCCTCGATGCGAGTGACAACTTCGCGACCCGGTACCTGCTCAACGATCACTGCGTGCTCACGGAGACGCCGCTCTCCCACGGCGCGATCTACCGGTTCGAAGGCCAGGTGACGACGTTCACGAACGAGCGCGGCGGCGACGGCGAGGCTCCGCCCTGCTACCGCTGTCTGTTCCCCGAAGCACCGGAACCCGGTACCGTTCCGGACTGTGCGACCACCGGCGTCCTCGGCGTCCTCCCCGGCACCGTCGGCTGTATCCAGGCCACCGAGGTCGTCAAGTACCTGCTCGGCAAGGGCGAACTGCTCGAGGGGCGCCTGCTGATGTACGACGCGATGGACATGAGCTTCGAGACGGTCGAGATGCGCTCGAACCCGTCGTGTCCGGTCTGTGGGGACGAGCCCGAGATCGAATCCGTCGAAGACGCGACCTACGAAGGGACCTGTTCGCTCTCGGCCGACTGACGGTAACGGGTCTCCGAACCGTCACCACTGCCCGATTCGCGCCGACACGCTCTCGGACAGCCTACCGATGCCGGCGAGGGTGAGACACGAGGCGAACGCGACCGTTCCGAGTTTCCCACCGGCTCCAACAAATGCGGGACGGACAGTGAGATAGAGCAGCCCGGATGCGGCTCCCGCACCGGCGATCTGCGCCGTTGCTAACCGATCCGGACTCGACATTCCGACGAACGAAGCGCAAAAGGCGACAGCCGCCAGCGTCGATCCGATGTCCGGAGCGAGCGCGGGAAATCCGAGCCCGGCTCCGAGGCCGACGGCGCCGGAACCAACCACTGCGCCGAACTGCAGATGGCGGCTCAGGAGTACAGTCCCGACAGCCCCGACGATCGCCACCGGAACCACGACCCACG
This portion of the Halopiger aswanensis genome encodes:
- the ubaA gene encoding SAMP-activating enzyme E1; this translates as MSDLRLDATQLDRYSRHVIMDEIGPEGQQRLLEGSVLVVGAGGLGSPAIQYLAAAGIGRLGIVDDDVVERSNLQRQIVHGDGDVGRPKVESAADYVAALNPDIDVETYETRLTAANVGDLVAGYDVVLDASDNFATRYLLNDHCVLTETPLSHGAIYRFEGQVTTFTNERGGDGEAPPCYRCLFPEAPEPGTVPDCATTGVLGVLPGTVGCIQATEVVKYLLGKGELLEGRLLMYDAMDMSFETVEMRSNPSCPVCGDEPEIESVEDATYEGTCSLSAD